The following proteins are encoded in a genomic region of Pleomorphomonas sp. T1.2MG-36:
- a CDS encoding gamma-glutamyl-gamma-aminobutyrate hydrolase family protein, translating into MTTPVVLFTADSRDFDGYTWHCAPTTYLEAVLAVSGGMPLILSAFGPRLDLDAVLDRVDGVVATGSKSNVHPSHYGVAATEAMGPYDEVRDATSLPLIRRTIERGIPLLCICRGLQELNVALGGTLASDAQDLPDRMDHRHPDVADMDGKFAIRHGVTIAAGGCLGRIVDPEIQVNSLHRQAVARLSDRLAVEATAPDGTIEAVSVKGAAGFTLGVQWHPEYWATTDGPSKAILQAFGAAISAAAAKR; encoded by the coding sequence ATGACCACTCCCGTCGTCCTCTTCACCGCCGATTCCCGTGATTTCGACGGCTACACCTGGCACTGCGCGCCGACGACCTATCTCGAGGCGGTGCTCGCGGTATCCGGCGGCATGCCGCTGATCCTCTCGGCTTTCGGGCCGCGCCTCGATCTCGACGCCGTTCTCGACCGGGTCGACGGCGTCGTCGCGACCGGATCGAAGAGCAACGTCCACCCTTCCCACTATGGCGTGGCGGCCACCGAGGCGATGGGCCCCTATGACGAGGTGCGCGACGCCACCAGCCTGCCGCTGATCCGGCGGACCATCGAGCGGGGCATTCCGCTGCTCTGCATCTGTCGCGGGTTGCAGGAACTCAACGTGGCGCTGGGCGGCACGCTAGCCTCGGATGCGCAGGATCTGCCTGACCGCATGGACCACCGCCATCCGGACGTCGCCGACATGGACGGCAAGTTCGCCATCCGCCACGGCGTGACCATCGCCGCCGGCGGCTGTCTCGGCCGCATCGTCGACCCAGAGATCCAGGTCAACTCGCTGCACCGGCAGGCGGTGGCGCGCCTGTCCGATCGGCTCGCCGTCGAAGCGACGGCGCCGGACGGCACCATCGAGGCGGTGTCGGTGAAGGGGGCGGCCGGCTTCACCCTGGGCGTCCAGTGGCACCCCGAATATTGGGCGACGACCGATGGCCCGTCGAAGGCCATTCTCCAGGCATTCGGCGCTGCCATTTCCGCCGCTGCCGCCAAGCGATGA
- a CDS encoding TRAP transporter substrate-binding protein — protein sequence MDRRQFIRKAGLVSTGAAASVGTLAMPAIAQSMPEIKWRLASSFPKSTDAIFGSSELFAKTVSEATDGKFQIQVFPAGELVPALQVLDAVQNDTVEITHTASYYFIGKDLTFAIATSLPFGLNTRQQQAWILQGGGLDLFNDFLSNYNAVMLLGGNTGTQMGGWFRHEINTVADLNGLKFRVGGVGGKVLSSLGVVPQQIPAPDIYPALEKGTIDATEWVGPYDDERLGLYQVAKYYYYPSFWEGSSALQYMINKKKWEELPQAYKAVLKAAAALANDDMTAAYDARNFAALKRLVAQGVQLRPFSREILDAAYDAAFKLYDDEAAKNPAFKKIYEPWKQFRAESYQWFRVAEYNFDSYVYSQQAAGK from the coding sequence ATGGATCGTCGTCAATTCATCAGGAAGGCCGGGCTCGTCTCCACCGGCGCCGCGGCCAGCGTGGGAACGCTCGCCATGCCGGCCATCGCGCAGTCCATGCCGGAGATCAAGTGGCGCCTTGCCTCCAGCTTCCCCAAGTCGACCGACGCCATCTTCGGATCGTCGGAGCTGTTCGCCAAGACCGTCTCCGAGGCGACCGACGGCAAGTTCCAGATCCAGGTTTTCCCGGCCGGCGAACTGGTTCCGGCGCTGCAGGTGCTCGACGCCGTCCAGAACGACACCGTCGAGATCACCCACACCGCGTCCTACTACTTCATCGGCAAGGACCTGACCTTCGCCATCGCCACCTCGCTGCCCTTCGGCCTCAACACGCGCCAGCAGCAGGCCTGGATTCTCCAGGGCGGCGGCCTCGACCTCTTCAACGACTTCCTCTCCAACTACAACGCGGTGATGCTGCTCGGCGGCAACACCGGCACGCAGATGGGCGGCTGGTTCCGTCACGAGATCAACACCGTTGCCGATCTCAATGGTCTGAAGTTCCGCGTCGGCGGCGTCGGCGGCAAGGTGCTGTCGTCCCTCGGCGTGGTACCGCAGCAGATCCCGGCGCCCGACATCTATCCGGCGCTCGAGAAGGGCACCATCGACGCCACCGAGTGGGTCGGCCCCTATGACGACGAGCGGCTCGGCCTCTACCAGGTGGCCAAGTACTACTATTACCCGAGCTTCTGGGAAGGCTCGTCGGCGCTGCAGTACATGATCAACAAGAAGAAGTGGGAAGAACTGCCGCAGGCCTACAAGGCCGTGCTGAAGGCCGCCGCCGCGCTCGCCAACGACGACATGACCGCTGCCTACGACGCCCGCAACTTCGCCGCCCTGAAGCGGCTGGTGGCGCAGGGCGTGCAGCTCCGTCCGTTCAGCCGCGAGATCCTCGACGCCGCCTATGACGCCGCCTTCAAGCTCTACGATGACGAAGCGGCGAAGAACCCGGCCTTCAAGAAGATCTACGAGCCGTGGAAGCAGTTCCGCGCCGAGAGCTACCAGTGGTTCCGCGTCGCCGAATACAACTTCGACTCTTACGTCTACTCGCAGCAGGCCGCCGGCAAGTAA
- a CDS encoding D-alanine--D-alanine ligase family protein, protein MKSSRPRLAVLFGGRSTEHEVSVMSAVNVIGAIDPDHFEAVPIYVDREGVWRLSRLEAGKLARPESGPQLALLPGGGGRLIVVGGDADVRPIDLLYPLIHGQNGEDGSLQGLARVARLPLVGCDTLGSAATLDKEVAKRLLRDAGLPVARSATIHRGDVPAFETLVRELGLPLFVKPASQGSSVGVSKVASADDYAAAVATGFKYDRKLLAEEFIRGREIECAVLEDDDGALTVSRPGEIAPAEKHGFYSYDAKYIDKDGAALMVPADLPEDIERELRRAAAAAFRAAGCDGCARVDFFVCADGRFVVNEINTIPGCTDISMYPLAMAASGTPMRLVIDCLVRQAFARHAEADLLGS, encoded by the coding sequence ATGAAGTCGAGCCGTCCTCGCCTCGCCGTCCTGTTCGGCGGCCGGTCCACCGAACACGAGGTGTCGGTGATGTCCGCCGTGAACGTGATCGGGGCGATCGATCCCGATCACTTCGAAGCCGTGCCGATCTATGTCGACCGTGAGGGCGTGTGGCGGCTCAGCAGGTTGGAAGCAGGCAAGCTCGCTCGTCCGGAAAGCGGGCCGCAACTGGCGCTGCTGCCGGGTGGCGGCGGCCGGCTGATCGTTGTCGGCGGTGACGCGGATGTGCGACCCATCGACCTTCTCTATCCGCTCATCCATGGTCAGAACGGTGAGGACGGCTCGCTGCAGGGGCTTGCGCGCGTGGCGCGCCTGCCACTCGTCGGCTGCGACACGCTCGGCTCGGCTGCGACGCTCGACAAGGAGGTGGCCAAGCGCCTCCTGCGCGACGCCGGCCTGCCGGTCGCACGGTCGGCAACGATCCATCGCGGCGATGTCCCGGCCTTCGAGACGCTCGTCCGCGAACTCGGTCTGCCGTTGTTCGTCAAGCCGGCGTCGCAGGGGTCTTCAGTCGGCGTCAGCAAGGTGGCGAGCGCCGATGACTACGCGGCGGCGGTGGCCACGGGCTTCAAATATGATCGCAAGCTGCTCGCCGAGGAATTCATCCGTGGCCGCGAGATCGAGTGCGCCGTGCTTGAGGATGACGACGGCGCGCTTACCGTGTCGCGGCCAGGCGAGATCGCACCGGCGGAAAAGCACGGCTTCTACAGCTACGATGCCAAGTATATCGACAAGGACGGCGCGGCGCTGATGGTGCCGGCGGACCTGCCGGAAGACATCGAGCGAGAGCTGCGGCGGGCCGCCGCCGCCGCCTTCCGCGCTGCCGGCTGCGACGGTTGCGCCCGAGTCGACTTCTTTGTCTGCGCCGATGGCCGCTTCGTGGTCAACGAGATCAACACCATTCCCGGCTGCACCGACATCAGCATGTACCCGCTGGCGATGGCGGCGAGCGGCACGCCGATGCGTCTCGTCATCGACTGCCTCGTGCGGCAGGCGTTCGCCCGCCACGCCGAGGCCGATCTGCTCGGCAGCTGA